The following are encoded together in the Alteromonas gilva genome:
- the rpsJ gene encoding 30S ribosomal protein S10: MPNQRIRIRLKAFDHKLIDQSTAEIVETAKRTGAQVSGPIPLPTRKERYTVLTSPHVNKDARDQYEIRTHKRLVDIIEPTDKTVDALMRLDLAAGVDVQISLG; encoded by the coding sequence ATGCCAAATCAAAGAATTCGTATTCGTTTAAAAGCGTTTGATCACAAGTTGATCGATCAGTCTACGGCTGAAATCGTTGAAACGGCGAAACGTACTGGTGCTCAGGTCAGCGGTCCTATTCCACTGCCTACTCGCAAAGAACGCTATACAGTATTGACATCTCCACACGTAAATAAAGATGCGCGTGACCAATATGAGATTCGTACTCACAAGCGTTTAGTAGACATCATTGAGCCAACTGACAAGACTGTTGACGCTCTGATGCGTTTGGACTTGGCTGCTGGTGTTGATGTTCAAATCAGCCTGGGCTAA
- the rplC gene encoding 50S ribosomal protein L3: MAIGLVGRKVGMTRIFTEDGTSIPVTVIEATPNRVTQLRTEETDGYRALQVTAGTKKANRVNKASAGHFAKAGVDAGRGLWEFRLEDNEGGEIEVGSEITVEIFNDTKKIDVTGTSKGKGFAGAIKRWNFSSQRMTHGNSLSHRAPGSIGQNQSPGKVFKGKKMAGQLGNKQVTTQSLEVVRVDVENNLILVKGAVPGATGGDVVVKPAVKA, from the coding sequence ATGGCGATTGGTCTAGTCGGTCGTAAAGTGGGTATGACTCGCATCTTCACTGAAGATGGTACGTCTATCCCTGTGACTGTTATTGAAGCGACCCCAAACCGTGTTACTCAGTTACGCACTGAAGAAACTGACGGTTATCGCGCGCTGCAAGTTACTGCAGGTACCAAAAAAGCGAACCGTGTAAACAAAGCTTCAGCAGGTCACTTTGCTAAAGCAGGTGTTGACGCTGGTCGTGGTCTTTGGGAATTCCGCCTGGAAGATAACGAAGGTGGCGAAATTGAAGTAGGCAGTGAAATCACTGTTGAAATCTTCAATGACACCAAAAAAATTGACGTAACTGGTACGTCTAAAGGTAAAGGTTTTGCCGGTGCTATCAAACGTTGGAACTTTAGTTCACAGCGTATGACTCACGGTAACTCTTTGTCTCACCGTGCACCAGGTTCAATTGGTCAGAACCAATCACCTGGTAAAGTATTCAAAGGCAAGAAAATGGCTGGTCAGCTTGGTAACAAGCAAGTGACTACGCAGTCTTTGGAAGTAGTACGTGTAGACGTAGAAAACAACCTGATTCTGGTTAAAGGTGCCGTACCTGGCGCAACTGGCGGCGACGTTGTCGTAAAGCCAGCTGTTAAAGCGTAA
- the rplD gene encoding 50S ribosomal protein L4: protein MELTLKDAQSALEVSDATFGREFNEALVHQVVVAYGAGSRQGTKAQKTRAEVRGGGKKPWRQKGTGRARAGTIRSPIWVGGGRAFAAKPRDFDQKVNKKMYRGAIKSILSELIRQDRLVVVEKFGVDTPKTKALVAKLNELELNDVLIVTPEVEENLFLAARNLYKVDVRDVAGLDPVSLIAFEKVLITADAVKQLEEALA from the coding sequence ATGGAATTAACATTGAAAGATGCGCAAAGCGCTCTTGAAGTATCCGATGCGACCTTTGGACGTGAATTCAACGAAGCCCTGGTTCACCAGGTAGTTGTAGCTTACGGTGCAGGTTCTCGTCAGGGTACAAAAGCGCAGAAAACTCGCGCTGAAGTTCGTGGTGGTGGTAAGAAGCCATGGCGTCAAAAGGGTACTGGTCGTGCCCGTGCCGGTACAATCCGCAGCCCAATCTGGGTTGGTGGTGGCCGTGCGTTTGCTGCTAAGCCGCGTGACTTTGACCAAAAAGTTAACAAAAAAATGTATCGCGGTGCGATCAAAAGCATTTTGTCTGAACTGATTCGTCAGGACCGTCTGGTTGTGGTTGAGAAGTTCGGTGTTGATACACCTAAGACAAAAGCGCTGGTTGCTAAGCTGAACGAACTGGAACTGAACGATGTACTTATCGTGACGCCAGAAGTTGAAGAGAATCTGTTCCTGGCGGCACGCAACTTGTACAAAGTTGACGTACGCGACGTTGCAGGTCTTGATCCGGTCAGCCTGATTGCATTCGAAAAAGTGTTAATCACTGCCGATGCAGTGAAACAACTTGAGGAGGCGTTAGCATGA
- the rplW gene encoding 50S ribosomal protein L23, with amino-acid sequence MNEERLLKVLKAPHVSEKSTLTAETGNTVVFKVAKDANKAEIKAAVEKLFEVEVDSVRTVNVKGKTKRHGMSFGKRSDWKKAYVALKEGQDIDFVGGAE; translated from the coding sequence ATGAACGAAGAACGTCTACTGAAGGTGCTTAAAGCACCACATGTTTCAGAAAAGTCTACGCTGACTGCTGAAACAGGCAACACGGTTGTATTTAAAGTAGCTAAAGACGCGAACAAAGCTGAAATCAAAGCAGCAGTTGAGAAACTGTTCGAGGTTGAAGTGGATTCAGTTCGTACTGTAAACGTTAAGGGTAAAACCAAGCGTCACGGTATGTCTTTCGGTAAACGCAGCGACTGGAAAAAGGCCTACGTGGCACTTAAAGAAGGTCAGGACATCGACTTTGTCGGTGGTGCTGAGTAA
- the rplB gene encoding 50S ribosomal protein L2, with the protein MPLMKAKPTSAGRRHVVQVVNHDLHKGAPYAPLLEKNSKSGGRNNNGRITTRHIGGGHKQHYRIIDFKRNKDGIPAKVERLEYDPNRSANIALVLYADGERKYILAPKGIQAGDAIQSGTNAPIKAGNAMPMRNMPVGTTVHAIEMKPGKGAQIARSAGANAQILARDGNYVTLRLRSGEMRKVLSDCRATIGEVGNAEHMLRSLGKAGASRWRGVRPTVRGVAMNPVDHPHGGGEGRTSGGRHPVTPWGTPTKGKKTRSNKRTDKLIVRRRNK; encoded by the coding sequence ATGCCATTAATGAAAGCTAAGCCAACTTCTGCCGGTCGTCGTCACGTCGTTCAGGTTGTTAATCACGATCTGCACAAAGGTGCACCTTATGCACCGCTGCTGGAAAAAAACAGCAAGTCTGGCGGCCGTAACAACAACGGTCGTATTACGACACGTCATATCGGTGGTGGTCACAAGCAACACTACCGTATTATTGACTTTAAGCGTAATAAAGACGGCATCCCAGCAAAAGTTGAGCGTTTAGAATATGATCCTAACCGTTCTGCAAACATCGCATTAGTGCTGTATGCTGACGGTGAGCGTAAGTACATTTTGGCACCTAAGGGTATCCAAGCTGGTGATGCTATCCAGTCTGGTACAAACGCGCCGATCAAAGCGGGTAACGCTATGCCTATGCGCAACATGCCTGTAGGTACAACTGTACACGCGATTGAAATGAAGCCTGGTAAAGGTGCACAGATTGCACGTTCTGCCGGTGCCAACGCTCAGATCCTGGCCCGTGACGGTAACTACGTTACCTTACGTCTGCGCTCTGGCGAAATGCGCAAAGTATTATCTGATTGCCGTGCCACCATTGGTGAAGTCGGTAACGCGGAACATATGCTTCGTTCATTAGGTAAAGCAGGTGCGAGCCGCTGGCGCGGTGTACGTCCTACCGTTCGTGGTGTTGCCATGAACCCGGTTGATCACCCACACGGTGGTGGTGAAGGTCGTACGTCAGGTGGTCGTCACCCAGTAACTCCTTGGGGTACTCCTACCAAAGGTAAGAAGACCCGAAGTAACAAGCGTACCGATAAGCTTATCGTACGTCGTCGTAATAAATAA